Part of the Brassica napus cultivar Da-Ae unplaced genomic scaffold, Da-Ae ScsIHWf_2162;HRSCAF=2815, whole genome shotgun sequence genome is shown below.
CTTTTTACCACTTTTATTCTATTCGGACATGAAGTTAAAGGTTCTTTTTTACTTCACAAATGGGTAGACTGGATCATGTATCTCATTTATATAGACCAATTGATAGACTTATAAAGAAAGTCACACCCTATATCTTTTTCTACATAGTGATCGTATTAACTCATCGAGCTATGTTCTATTTGgcgaaaaaaaagataaaatagaaattatcttttggaGAGATGGCCGAGTGGTTGATGGCTCCGGTCTTGAAAACCGGTATAGttcataaaaaataactatcgagggttcgaatccctctctctccttttgttggatgaatagatttttttctttattggcTTTTTTTACTTCTTAGCATCATAAAAAAGGAGAATGGCTCGGCTATACTATCCAGCCGAGCCAGAAAAAACGAGATTGaattgaaagaaagaagactTTTTAATATGACCCGATTTTTACTTTCCTATTTTAACTACTACTTTAGTTAAGAGGAGTCATAGAAAGAACAGGTTCAAAATCACGATCAATTCCTTTTTCAAATCCTGCTGCCGCTGCCCGAGCTCTTCCCGCGTGCCATAAATGACCCACGAATAGGAAGAATCCTAGAACAAAATGAGAGGTAGATAACCAACTTCTCGGAGAGACGTAATTGACTGCATTGATCTCAGTAGCTACGCCCCCTACAGAATTTAAGGAACCTAAAGGAGCATGAGTCATATATTCTGCAGAACGTCGTTCTTGCCAAGGTTGTATGTCTTTTTTCAACCTACTTAAGTCCAAACCATTAGGACCCCTTAAAGGTTCTAACCAGGGAGCACGCAGATCCCAAAAACGCATTGTTTCTCCTCCAAAAATAACTTCTCCAGTCGGGGAACGCATTAAGTATTTACCTAAACCTGTAGGTCCTTGAGCAGACCCCACGTTAGCTCCAAGACGTTGGTCTCTAACTAGAAAAGTAAATGCTTGAGCTTGAGAAGCTTCTGGCCCTGTAGGTCCGTAAAACTCACTAGGGTAAGCAGTATTATTAAACCAGACAAAACAACAAGCAATGAAACCACAAACAGATAAAGCAGCTAAACTATAAGACAAGTAAGCCTCCCCAGACCATACAAGTGCGCGGCGAGCCCATGCAAAAGGTTTGGTTAAGATATGCCAGATTCCACCAAATATACAAATGGAACCTAACCATACATGCCCTCCAATTATATCTTCCAAATCGTCCACACTAACAATCCATCCTTCTCCCCAAAGGGAGATTTtagtaaataaccaaatataacACTTGGGCTAAGAGTCaagtttgtaatttttcttACATCCCCCCCTCCTGGAGCCCAGGTATCATATACGCCCCCAAAATAGAGAGCCTTGAATACTAGAAGAAAAGCACCTACACCTAACAAAATTAAGTGAATACCCAAAATGGTGGTCATTTTATTTCTATCTTTCCATACATAACCGAAAAATGGAAAAGATTCTTCAAGAGTTTCGGGTCCCAGAAGTGCATGATAAATACCGCCAAAGCCCAAAACTGCAGAAGAAATTAAGTGAAGTACTCCAGATACAAAGTATGGAAAGGTGTCTATAACTTCTCCCCCAGGACCTACCCCCCAGCCTAAAGTGGCTAGGTGGGGAAGTAAAATCAATCCTTGTTCATACATGGGCTTTTCAGGTACAAAATGAGCCACTTCAAATAAGTTCATTGCTCCGGCCCAGAATACGATTAATCCGGCATGGGCTACATGAGCTCCCAATAGTTTACCAGATAAATTGATAAGTCGGGCATTCCCGGCCCACCAAGCGAAACCAGTGGTTTCTTGGTCACGACCAGCTAAAGCTAAAGTTCCATTAAAGAGCGTTTCCACGTGGTAGAACCTCCTCAGGGAATATAAGGTTTTCATGAGGCTGATCTTGAGCCGCCATCCAAGCGCGAATACCTTcgtttaaaagaatatttttagtaTAGAAAGTCTCAAATTCCGGATCTTCCGCTGCACGGATTTCCTGGGAAACGAAGTCATAGGCACGTAGGTTCAAAGCTAGACCGACTACTCCAAGAGCACTCATCCATAAACCAGTTACTGGTACAAATAACATAAAGAAATGTAACCAACGTTTATTGGAAAAAGCAACCCCAAAGATTTGTGACCAAAAGCGGTTAGCGGTGACCATTGAATAAGTTTCTTCGGCTTGAGTTGGGTTAAAAGCACGGAATGTATTTGCACCATCACCATCTTCAAATAAAGTATTTTCTACAGTAGCACCATGAATAGCGCATAACAGAGCCGCGCCCAGTACACCAGCGACTCCCATCATATGAAATGGGTTCAATGTCCAATTATGAAACCCTTGGAAAAAGAGGATGAATCGAAATATAGCCGCTACACCAAAACTAGGCGCAAAGAACCAACCAGATTGACCTAGTGGATAAattagaaagacagaaacaaaaacagCAATTGGACCAGAGAATGCGATTGCATTATAAGGTCGCAATTGAACAGATCGAGCAAGTTCAAATTGACGTAACATAAAACCTATTAATGCGAAAGCACCGTGGAGAGCAACAAAAGCCCACAGACCGCCTAATTGACACCAACGAGTAAAATCTCCTTGTGCTTCAGGACCCCACAGTAACAACAAAGAATGCGCTAAACTATTAGCAGGAGTAGAAACTGCAGCGGTTAAAAAATTGCAACCTTCTAAATAGGAACTAGCCAATCCATGAGTATACCATGAAGTTACAAAGGTTGTACCTGTGAACCAACCCCCCAAAGCGAAATAGGCACAAGGAAAGAGCAATAGACCAGACCAACCTACAAAAACGAAGCGGTCCCTCCGTAACCAGTCAtccataatatcaaataaatctttttcgtctttggtAAATTTACCAAGGGCTATAGTCATAGCGATCCTCCTATTCATCTACTTCAACCATTTCCGAACACCTTTATATatcttaatgttatatattatgttcagGACGCTCAAAattctatcatttatttatgatttgatttCTCGCGCACTGCCCCATAAAATTTAACCTTTAGAATTTCATTTAATTGGTTTCGaagatcaaaatatttgattttattggtCCTTACTTAGGTAAACGCATCAACTCAAATTGTTTCTTCCTTGCTATTAGTTTCTTAATAAGTAGTTGAATCTAAATCATGAATTGTCAGATGACTCATTACTCAGATAAAGaaatctttttttctattttatttgatatctaCATGTCCATGCCGGTAAAAAAgggaaaatttattatttatatctaattcaatacaatatttaaataaaataatagcaaaCTGTAAATGAGAGTTTCTTTCTCACATACACCTTCAATCCCATTACATTGTCATCTTGTAAGCATCAATATGGAAATATTTGATTGATATCTGAAGCCATTCTTTATGATTCGATTTTTTGATTCTTAATACAATTTGATTCTTATACAACTAGAATTTAGGCTCTTGTTATGTTCTGGAATCAAAACAAGATATTGAAATACCCTTTAGgtattaaaaaatttggaatAAGACTTTCTTTCTCTAGGCAGGAACGCAATATATTTCCTATGAaatatagaaacaagaagattaaataagagatatcgACA
Proteins encoded:
- the LOC125600242 gene encoding photosystem II D2 protein, translated to MNRRIAMTIALGKFTKDEKDLFDIMDDWLRRDRFVFVGWSGLLLFPCAYFALGGWFTGTTFVTSWYTHGLASSYLEGCNFLTAAVSTPANSLAHSLLLLWGPEAQGDFTRWCQLGGLWAFVALHGAFALIGFMLRQFELARSVQLRPYNAIAFSGPIAVFVSVFLIYPLGQSGWFFAPSFGVAAIFRFILFFQGFHNWTLNPFHMMGVAGVLGAALLCAIHGATVENTLFEDGDGANTFRAFNPTQAEETYSMVTANRFWSQIFGVAFSNKRWLHFFMLFVPVTGLWMSALGVVGLALNLRAYDFVSQEIRAAEDPEFETFYTKNILLNEGIRAWMAAQDQPHENLIFPEEVLPRGNAL